The Bombus fervidus isolate BK054 chromosome 17, iyBomFerv1, whole genome shotgun sequence DNA segment CTCAACGTCACCGTATTGAACAACCCGATCTCCACTATCATAACCTAATGCGATCTTCTCATTATGTTCTGTAACTCCAATCACATTACCATTTTCATCATAAGCATATTGCCAATTATTCTCAGTATCAGCAACTTCTAAAACATGTCCGTCAGCATTATAAGTGATCTTCTCCATCTTTGTCCATTCTTTCTTCTCCATGGCATCTTTTCCAATAGACAATTTCCTCATCTTTATACGATTTCGGTTATCATATTCGAGTTCCATTCTAAATACATCCAATGATCTAATGTTCATCAAAACTGTTTTAACTCGACCATGCTCGTCATAATCGGTGACGGTGAAGAATTGTTTGCTACTATCTTGCATTACAGATCTGTTAAAGAGATTTCTATATATTCTGAGATCTCCTACGCCTTCCAATATTCCCAGGTTTTGGTTGTATTTCAGACGTAATTGTGGAAGTTGTTTGCCGTTGATGTCAACTTCGATGCCGGATATCCTGGCGTTGCCATCGTATTGGTAACGATAGCGTGCGTTGTCCAAGCCACTTTTGCTACCGAATTTGATCTTTTCATCTTTAACGATTCCTGCGTGATATTTGTACTCTATACGCATCTCGAAATTGGGTTCGTTAATGTCGATACTATGGACCAGGCTCGTGGTTTCTTGATACGTGTAGTGGATTGAAGACAATCCTGTATGAGGATATTtgagatttaataaatttagggAACATTAACGAAGATAGATGATGAGTTTTGTGGGTGATTATACTGTAGTAAGTTCTTACAGATTAAAAGTATtagtgatatagtatatatgaTGATTCTACTAAATGTTAAATCTATTAAAAGTGCGTGTTGTTATATTCTAACTGAAaccattgaaagaaattttcttcttttacattAAATAGTTAACTAACATCGATGAAttgcaataaacaatatttataatcgtTATTTTTTTGTGTATTGGTATTTAAGACTATAAGTAATTACTTATAATCATAATGGGTATCACTTACCAGCAAGAGTAGTTTCCAGCTTCCCAGTATGATCATAAACGTAAGCGACCTTGCCACTCTGATGCGGGTACACTTTAGCCAGGATCTGTCCATCATCATTATACAAAATCTCGTACGGATGTCTGTTCATTGGCGAGTAGTACTGATATTTATAGAACCCAAGAGAAGTCTGCAGTGAGAACGCATGAATATGTCCTCTAGGAGTAGTTAACGACTGCAGTGCTCCAGCTTCGTCATATTGCAACAAATAATCACTTCCTCTTGGTGTAGTTACTTTCAGTGGAAGACTACTGAACATGTCCTTAAATGCATACACCATGGATGTTCCATCActatatttaatttcgtaCAATCTTCCAGCTCTATCAAAGCCATAGGTTTCACTGATATCTCCCCAAGTCCAGCTTGTCAATCTACTAAATCGATCATATTCAAGCTCTACACCGGAGAAAATTCCATTTCTGGGACCCCATTTAACTGGTCTTGCCGTTCTGTCATAGGTGACATTTAGAAGCTCCGCGTCATCATCCATGAACACTGCCACGCTGTTAGTTTCTCTATCATATTCAAGAGACAATAAAATGTCCCCGTTGATGCGAAGCTTTCTGCCAACTTGTGCCACAGTCTTCGATTCGCTTCTATATTTATTCCCTTGAAACTTTCTGAGAAAGTATCGCCATTCGAATCTGTTTGCTAAATCCCCAGCGATCTCTGTTCTCTGCTTAGCAGGAACTGGGTAGCTTTCACCTAACAGTGGTTCTATTTCCGCCAATACTGAGTACGGTAAGGTATCTGTACTGACAGTGTGAGCCCATGGTGTGACCTGACCCACTGAACCATCAGAAAGAACTGTTGTTCTCTGCTCAGCCTCTCCAACCTTCGTAACCACAGACGATCCTTTGATGAGCATTGAGATTGGCTTCCTATTATTCTGTCCAACCTTCACAACCGCTCCTTTCAAACTTAGATCAAAAGTCAGACTGATCACTTTGCCTGTTGGAGTGACTGCAGAGGTAAGTCTGCCAAATTCATCATAATTGTACACATAACTCCTTCCTGTGCTGTCTAATTTGGTTTTCAATAAACCAGTGGGTCCATGGTAATCGAAGGTTACATTATAATTGTCTGGAGTGCTCAATTCGTGCAACATCTTCATTCTAGACATCCTCAGCCTGCACTTCTGTCCCTTAGTGTTCTCAATGGAGTTCACCTGGCTACTGTAGTCTCTTAACAAGAATACTTTATTCCCAGCTGCATCTGTGACAGTGCTAAGCTTTCCATTGCTAGTATTTACATTGTAAGTAAACTGATAAACAATCTCTCCAGTGAGTATGTTCTTGGTAGCAACATGTTGGCCAAATCTATTGAATACATAGATTTCTTGAGTGTCTGGAGAATAAATCTCATACTCTCTAGCGCCACTAGCATCAGGAATACTGGCCATCACGGATCGGATTCTATAATTCGCTTGATCACCAATATGAACCACTCCATCAGGAGACACGGCAACTGCAGATATCGTATTAAACTTCGAAGTGGAAGCAAGATAATgatcagcgtcgaaacaatcacAACCACGTTCCAAACAATTACACTTGGACTCCGCTCCAGCATATGGTGAAATTTTACCATCTGTACCAATCACTCTCACACGATTAATCCTTTGAGAATCACTTTCTGCTATATATAGATTTCCTGAAGGGCCAAATGCAATGCTCTGAGGCATCACCAAGGTTGCATGCGTAGCTAGTTCAGTGTCAAACGATGAAGATGGAGAAGCACAGTGAAGAGGACGTCCAGCAACGACCTTGACACGACCATCAGGAGCCAACTGAAGGACCATATGATCATCTATCATGTGTAACGAGTTGTCCAAAGGATTGATTGCTAATTCTGTAGGCCAACGAAGATGAACTTCTTCCACGTTTAAAGTACCCTCACAAGGAATTGGCTTCCAGTGTGACTTGTGCATGTGGTTTCCAATTACTGTGGTGATTATACCATCTCTGTCGACCATTCTGATGTTAGTTCCATCGGCGAAATAGAGCACGTTGTCTGCAGAGACTGCTACTCCTTTGGGATAGGCAAGTTTGGCGTCTCTGGCCAGAGCACCGTCGCCACAATGAGCTTCGTCGCCAGGAAGACAACGTTCTCCAGAGCCGACGACTGTTTCCCAGTTGTGATCGGGCTCAGAATAATCGTTGGTGTCGCGCACACGAATGATTTGGTGTGATTCTGGGTCAGAAATGTAGAGGGAGCCGTCTAGAGGGCTGAGGGCTATGTGGTAACGGTAGGATACCCTTGTTGCACTGTAAAAAAGAACACAAAAGCGATGAGATTGCGTAAAAAGTTCTGATTCTTTTAATCTTATAGATATTGTTGTACACAGACTGTTTTCAATTCGAttgtaaaactattttaagacacttttttgttttatcaaaaGTAGTTTACatctatttcaattaataagaGTGATAAGATACGAATAGAATAATGCGAAGTTAAATgatatttcttcgtatttctTGACAATTATCTAATTCTTTCCAATTTCAAGGCAAGACTCTTGTAACttgaaatttcacgaaaaGATACATCAAAATTCAGTGGAAAACTTACTTGAGCCGAACAACAGTTCTAACAGTGCCATCGACAAGAATCTTTCTGACAAGATTGAAGTCCCCGACAAAGATAGATCCATCAGAAGCAGTTGCAAGAGCAACGGGTGCAAGAAGCCTCTGGTTAGAAGCCTCTGCTTGTCTATCGCAATCATAGCAATCCAGAGACCTTTGATGTCCATCGCCCATAGTGGTCAAAATCACTCTGGGCTTCtgcttcaaataaatattcgagCCATCTCCTTTCTGAAGAATCCCCTCGTGGAAATTGTATCTATGATGGATATCCAAATTCCAGCCTCCAACTTCAGAAATGGACATGTCATGGCCACTCAGTTTCGTCGTTTGAACATCCCAAATAATATCTTTGCAATCATTATACTCGTATCCAACTTTCACCATAGCAGTGGTGACACCATAAACGCGTTGTCTATACACGTTCAGTCGATTCCAAGCATAAGTGAACTTTATCACTGGGTCTGCTTCAAAGGTTTTCTCAAACAGAATTCCTTCGATTGTGATTCTCAGATGAATTAGATTAAGGGTAGGAGGTATGACTTCTGGGGTCAACTGCAGCTGTATGGTGGACAGATAGCCGGCTGCTCTGGAGCTATGGTAAACGAGATTGAGACCCGTGCCAGGTATTTGCAGGCTTTCTTGTATAACTTGGGACTCGGCCAGAATAGCACTTTTATCAGGGCACGCTCCCTGGAAACCGTGCTTCCACGTTGCCAGGACCACTGGTTTCATCAGGTCGTAATCATGCGCTGCACAAGCGTATGGTATGTGGCTTGTTTGCTTCTCTTCTGCGGTGCTCATGACTATCTTGTCGATTATTACCACCTTTAGAACAGAtaagattttatatattaaaagtatgTTTTGTTTATCGATTATTGCGTAAACATGGGGCATATTGTGCTCAAGTTAGTTTAAACGTGACACTATATTTCATATGTTGTACTTTATACCATttactatacatatacttttgttaatatttacacgttctatattaatatttaaacatttgaattacatcaaaaataaaaactttcatatttttaaattttgaagtTCCTACAAATGCTTAAAAATCTGCAATCTACCTGCTTATCACAATCTTCTCGATAATCTTTATTCGACTTATACAATCACAAtttaatgtagcattacctcgTTCCATGGTACAAAAACAATGTGGCTCTGCGGTTTGAATGGCGATCTTCCAAATTGTAAAGTGACCGCGCCACCGCCGTTCACCAGGAGATCGAACCAGCCGTCGTCTCTCGTCAAGGTGAAGCCTTCCAGAGGTGTGCTGGTACTGACTCGCACTCCCATCAGACCGGTGCCAAGATGCGTGACAACGCGGCCACGGACAACAGCCGATCGACTGTCAGGAAACAACAATGTTAACGATCCAATAGCTGTCTCCGCTCTATCGTGTCAAACTAAGGTGATTACTTTTTTCCACTGTGCTCCGTGGCACACTAACAACAAAGCAACTGTTATCTCTAATCTAATTTCAATCTACCACAGTATTACTTTTGGAAGTTCGTACTTTGTCTTGCAgtgtttattaatttagaatttttctaacGAAAATGTACTGTCATTTGCAAGATGTTCATGTCTTTCGAGCGTGGAATTAATAAGTTGATATTTATGaaggaaaaaattattattactaatcaAGAATTCATGAAATCTACAAAGATCGAAGTTCTTGGTTGTTTTAGGTGGCAGTACTTCttcgtttaaatatattgGTACTTCGTGCGTGTACATTGTACATGTCTTGGAAATATAAAGTCGAAAATTCAGTCAACGCGACCTCAGTCTCGTCAACGCTGCTTTTCAGTGCTAAAGAggtgaataatttaatttggtCGAagagtattaattaatttcttgtgAATATTGATCATTTGGATTTAACCTGTTGAATTTAACCTTGAGAATTTACAAACTTTTTATCGAGTGATCGGTGCTGCTCTTTTTCCTCTCGTATGTGAAAAATTCTTACGAAAGATCTCGAGATAAAATTTCCACATaaaactttcatttttttcgcGTCAAACCTGAGCAAACCATTGAGACGAGACACATCGCTCCTTATGGATGCCTCGTTGGCACTGAAGAAGCATCGGTAGAAATGCtatgaatacatatatatatacatacacatatacacgAATAACACAAAGTTAGAAGCTCAACTTAAAAGGCACGAAAGACAACGTAGGAATAATAAGGTAACCAAACCATGCAACGAGAAAGAGATTCGAACATTGATGAGAAGGAGACGAATGGGGTTTGGTGGTTGTGAGCTTTCATAtatctctttatttttttttttttttttttaatcagtCGTACGCAGCGTAACAATGTTCGAGGAAGATTCTTTTTCAGTTTTGTCGACAATTTTCATGACCTTCGCAAATGTCAACAAGTCGTGAATAGACTCGTCCTCGAAACTGAATTGAACGCGCGCGTAACAACCTCGTTTTTCGGATGCAGGAATTGTTATATTATGTGTCACACATGATAATAATGCAAAACGTCGTCAAACAGCATCAGCAGCTATTCAACCGCTTATACTCTACAAAACGAACTCGCAACCGGTACTTTcatatcatttttcttttaatttactttttttcttttgtatcttttttgtTCCTTGGTCGTAGTAGCTTTCTTACCTTGTGTTGAAGTGATTCCAGAACATACTGACCGGGCAGCACGGATAAAACAGAGCCGAGTTAAAATGATGTGATTAAAGGCGAAACTAGACGGAGAgatagagaagaagaagaagaagaagaaatagaagatgGAGAAGAGAATAGAAAATAGATAGAAGGAAGGAAATATATGAGTAGAGAGATAATTTGGTTAATCCTACTGAGTttttttagattattttttaaccaAATCTATGTTTCTaaagtttaaatatacatcaaaaaagtaaattttattattcgataaatttcttttaacaaagcattttcgtttcttgagaagaaagtaaagattgaaatataagAATTAGAAGGATAGTAGTATAAGAATAAGAGGAACGCAGCGGGGTTAATCTAGGATAATAGAAGAAAGAAGGTGACTTTCCGTTTCTATTTTATGTCAAACATCTTCAAACAttgaaagttttttttttttttttgttcaatcaaataaaaattcgtggATCTTAGTAAGGGTAAGTTAGGGTAATAGGGGATGGAATAGAGATCTTGTATATAGAGAGACCACGTGAAAAGATTTCTCGAAATGTCCCGAAATGTTTCGAAATATCTTCGAAAGAAAGTTAGGCAGAAGTCTTTAGGAATCAGTTCCAGAAATGCGGCTGGGAAAACACGCTTCTAAATATAATGACTcgcaaaagtattcgaacgcttgTAGATACCTTTTATGAATACGTTATGTGTGTTATACGAACCATAAAGAACATTCAGTAATTTCTTTGTCTTaatgttatgtaatatttttaggcGTTAAGtaacaattacaattttattatatatactatataaacATTATATGATAAATGTCCGTCAATTCTGTCTGCGTTAAActatcaaaatgttttacataaCACACACAACACACACATAAAAAGATTTCCAtggtaaatattcaaatactttcatgaactactatagatttttaattactcttttaataaatgatCATAGGCGTAAAGCTCGAGGCTCGTAGATGGTGTTACACATTTACGCAAGCTCCACTCGGACGGACACGTGAAATAgaaatggaaagaaagaaagaaagaaagaacaatGTATATGGAGAAGACCGTCGATCGTTCGTTGTATCATCGATCGATTTCATATTAAATGATTAAGAGAGCAGCGAATATAGTCGAAGAAGAAAGTATAGAATGAGAGTGTAGAGTGAAGAGAACTGGGGGTTTAGTGCAGGGCACACGCTCGCGCACACGTACGTACAAACATATGTATAAAACTTTTGGGATGTGATTTCACACGGGTCACAACAACGCAGAGAATATATCATATCTATGTATACGTCTTCGTGTTTTTGtataacgaaaaaatatatatatagatagataaaGATAGGTAGAAGAGGATGCACGTGTCTTGTCATAGATCGAGACAGCTAAAGgttactttttataattaacacaTTCACTGCTTTATATCGAACGTGAGATGAGTTTCctgttggaaatatttttattttaaataataattaatatctgttTAAGACACTTTTGTTTTCTGAATATCTTATTAAAACATACAGaataaacatataaaacacgaataataatacgaagATCATAGGgggaaaaatatgataagtatatttttattgatttccTGCTTTTAACTTCGCTTTATGATCGAATGGGAGAACTTTTATATGACATAATTGAAAATGAGAACAAGCTGTCAGATCCAGAGATGCAAGAAGCTAATGGGCAAGCAATATTTTAGTCTCTTcaatatcgtaatacaatgacgagcattattttgaaaatatgtaaGGGGATGAGAAAACACTTGTTTAACTCCACAACCAAATATATAGACAATTTTGGTAACATAAGATTTATTCACAACACGTACTGAATCGTAAAGCTTCTGTGTAAAAAGTAGGAAATGTGACTTATTACGTTCTTTCCCTGTAGTGTTCGTATTATTGTCAGATAATCGAAACGACGCAGCATGTGCGTCAGTAACAGTAGAGGGTATTAGTCAGTCATCCGAACCTCCTTAAATTCTCGATAAACTCTAGCCGTCTTGCAAGACACGCGTTCTTCTCAGACGTATACGTCATTAGTAAAAGACATTacgtatcatatatatataatatgtcgTGGCTACCGAGTTTCACTGTATTTGTTCCAAGTGTCTAATCGAACACacgtaagaaaaaagaaaggaattgcACGTAACATCAAAGTTGGGACGGACCAACGGGACGGACACGTTCAAGTATTATAATGTACGACGAATATATTCGTTTCTCACgagtatatacaataataatataacgcgtgtgtgttattatataataattctgttattattactattattacagTTAGAATGATTCTCTAAAGTAACGAGACGCGTTGGACGAAGGAGAATCGTAATACGTGATCGTGCTGAACAAACTCACCTCTCGTTGAAGGTTTCTTGACGCGCGTAATTTTGAAGACTGCCTtcgtcgattaaaaatttcatcctCTCGAAGAAGGAAGCGGTGATGGCCGGCGGCTGCTTTCGCAGAAGTATATCGATCG contains these protein-coding regions:
- the Ten-m gene encoding teneurin transmembrane protein Ten-m isoform X7 — encoded protein: MNYSQGKGRLYPAYSLSGSEGEENSPSLRGRAPAYPQNNHQTTQSHLNHYNASQHKQRAYQQQQQHPLYHMPSTGAGLSDTPTSGNASDETLTDSDLITVARDSALLVHNGCLLDNSAPRGPPDVPPRNPTMSRVNGRLPGSHAASDHERDPDLQPSCLVRTSSGGFYSIPKIPKNEYNNKNQSTGNSPIKVELQNNMDRVPLPYGHAPSMIPMRRQSIRCHFVKGVDWCSWKLIAMILLMVSLCITAALAYVVVSSIVNRSYQSTKACAVLVGENSDTKPLSSDGNKTSSSATASSSQSSGRTRQQASSGAIDDTLNFEDQPHNLNLSMDEIDERQESAVFDGVTLKQMDSKDGKETSVSLGKESVKEGTSTSYENDYESTTEESTGTVDWTTTPSYEDESSSVGLSCSGTTPLPPEPTILILEGARTFPARSFPPDGTTFAQVGLGQKLSKEIPPYSYWNMQFYQSEAAYVRFDYNIPRGASIGVYARRNALPTHTQYDLLEVLSGFKARTTRASHVSVIPSIKKEVTHYMEPGHWFLSLYNDDGDPQEVSFIAMIAEDMTHNCPNGCSGKGECLLGHCQCNPGFGGEDCSESVCPVLCSQRGEYINGECQCNPGWKGKECSLRHDECEVPDCNGHGHCTNGKCNCVRGYKGKYCEEVDCPHPTCSGHGFCAEGTCICKKGWKGADCSQMDKEALQCLPDCSGHGNFDLETQTCLCEPMWSGDDCSKELCDLDCGPHGHCVDNACDCLPGWSGELCNLKQCDPRCNEHGQCKNGTCLCVTGWNGKHCTMEGCPNSCSGHGQCRVGNDGQWECRCYDGWDGKDCNVLLEQNCNDGRDNDKDGLIDCADPECCSNHICRSSQLCVSAPKPIDILLRKQPPAITASFFERMKFLIDEGSLQNYARQETFNESMFWNHFNTSRSAVVRGRVVTHLGTGLMGVRVSTSTPLEGFTLTRDDGWFDLLVNGGGAVTLQFGRSPFKPQSHIVFVPWNEVVIIDKIVMSTAEEKQTSHIPYACAAHDYDLMKPVVLATWKHGFQGACPDKSAILAESQVIQESLQIPGTGLNLVYHSSRAAGYLSTIQLQLTPEVIPPTLNLIHLRITIEGILFEKTFEADPVIKFTYAWNRLNVYRQRVYGVTTAMVKVGYEYNDCKDIIWDVQTTKLSGHDMSISEVGGWNLDIHHRYNFHEGILQKGDGSNIYLKQKPRVILTTMGDGHQRSLDCYDCDRQAEASNQRLLAPVALATASDGSIFVGDFNLVRKILVDGTVRTVVRLNATRVSYRYHIALSPLDGSLYISDPESHQIIRVRDTNDYSEPDHNWETVVGSGERCLPGDEAHCGDGALARDAKLAYPKGVAVSADNVLYFADGTNIRMVDRDGIITTVIGNHMHKSHWKPIPCEGTLNVEEVHLRWPTELAINPLDNSLHMIDDHMVLQLAPDGRVKVVAGRPLHCASPSSSFDTELATHATLVMPQSIAFGPSGNLYIAESDSQRINRVRVIGTDGKISPYAGAESKCNCLERGCDCFDADHYLASTSKFNTISAVAVSPDGVVHIGDQANYRIRSVMASIPDASGAREYEIYSPDTQEIYVFNRFGQHVATKNILTGEIVYQFTYNVNTSNGKLSTVTDAAGNKVFLLRDYSSQVNSIENTKGQKCRLRMSRMKMLHELSTPDNYNVTFDYHGPTGLLKTKLDSTGRSYVYNYDEFGRLTSAVTPTGKVISLTFDLSLKGAVVKVGQNNRKPISMLIKGSSVVTKVGEAEQRTTVLSDGSVGQVTPWAHTVSTDTLPYSVLAEIEPLLGESYPVPAKQRTEIAGDLANRFEWRYFLRKFQGNKYRSESKTVAQVGRKLRINGDILLSLEYDRETNSVAVFMDDDAELLNVTYDRTARPVKWGPRNGIFSGVELEYDRFSRLTSWTWGDISETYGFDRAGRLYEIKYSDGTSMVYAFKDMFSSLPLKVTTPRGSDYLLQYDEAGALQSLTTPRGHIHAFSLQTSLGFYKYQYYSPMNRHPYEILYNDDGQILAKVYPHQSGKVAYVYDHTGKLETTLAGLSSIHYTYQETTSLVHSIDINEPNFEMRIEYKYHAGIVKDEKIKFGSKSGLDNARYRYQYDGNARISGIEVDINGKQLPQLRLKYNQNLGILEGVGDLRIYRNLFNRSVMQDSSKQFFTVTDYDEHGRVKTVLMNIRSLDVFRMELEYDNRNRIKMRKLSIGKDAMEKKEWTKMEKITYNADGHVLEVADTENNWQYAYDENGNVIGVTEHNEKIALGYDSGDRVVQYGDVEFNSYDGRGFVVIRGEHKYRYNSRGQLIHASEHKKFQIWYFYDDRGRLVAWNDDRENITQFFYANPKTPDLITHIHFPKSSKTFRFLYDSRNFLMTVETSEQRFYVATDQNGSPLALFDTNGNLIKEMRRTPFGKIIKDTNPDFYLPIDFHGGLLDPNTKLVYLNKRLYDPTVGQWMTPAWEQMANELTTPTDIFIYRFRNNDPINFKQNVEYMTDLASWLKLYGYDISAMLGSEYMKQMVYQPSATITSPQLTPDFGVMSGLQCIVNRVHEKFSDLGFVPKPLLKLEPKTRNLLPRVAHRRAVFGEGILVSRVGGRSLVSVVDGVNSVVQDVVTSVFNNSYFLPLHFSVHDQDVFYFVKDNALKIRDDMEELRRLGGMFNVSTHETTEHGAGTWKELRLHNPDAAVVIKYGADPEQERHRILKHAHKRAVERAWEIEKQLVMAGFQGRGDWSKEEKDELISRGTVSGYEGVDIHSVHRYPQLADDPGNVAFTRDTKRKRRKSGNRRNRIHRHDS
- the Ten-m gene encoding teneurin transmembrane protein Ten-m isoform X8, yielding MNYSQGKGRLYPAYSLSGSEGEENSPSLRGRAPAYPQNNHQTTQSHLNHYNASQHKQRAYQQQQQHPLYHMPSTGAGLSDTPTSGNASDETLTDSDLITVARDSALLVHNGCLLDNSAPRGPPDVPPRNPTMSRVNGRLPGSHAASDHERDPDLQPSCLVRTSSGGFYSIPKIPKNEYNNKNQSTGNSPIKVELQNNMDRVPLPYGHAPSMIPMRRQSIRCHFVKGVDWCSWKLIAMILLMVSLCITAALAYVVVSSIVNRSYQSTKACAVLVGENSDTKPLSSDGNKTSSSATASSSQSSGRTRQQASSGDERQESAVFDGVTLKQMDSKDGKETSVSLGKESVKEGTSTSYENDYESTTEESTGTVDWTTTPSYEDESSSVGLSCSGTTPLPPEPTILILEGARTFPARSFPPDGTTFAQVGLGQKLSKEIPPYSYWNMQFYQSEAAYVRFDYNIPRGASIGVYARRNALPTHTQYDLLEVLSGFKARTTRASHVSVIPSIKKEVTHYMEPGHWFLSLYNDDGDPQEVSFIAMIAEDMTHNCPNGCSGKGECLLGHCQCNPGFGGEDCSESVCPVLCSQRGEYINGECQCNPGWKGKECSLRHDECEVPDCNGHGHCTNGKCNCVRGYKGKYCEEVDCPHPTCSGHGFCAEGTCICKKGWKGADCSQMDKEALQCLPDCSGHGNFDLETQTCLCEPMWSGDDCSKELCDLDCGPHGHCVDNACDCLPGWSGELCNLKQCDPRCNEHGQCKNGTCLCVTGWNGKHCTMEGCPNSCSGHGQCRVGNDGQWECRCYDGWDGKDCNVLLEQNCNDGRDNDKDGLIDCADPECCSNHICRSSQLCVSAPKPIDILLRKQPPAITASFFERMKFLIDEGSLQNYARQETFNESMFWNHFNTSRSAVVRGRVVTHLGTGLMGVRVSTSTPLEGFTLTRDDGWFDLLVNGGGAVTLQFGRSPFKPQSHIVFVPWNEVVIIDKIVMSTAEEKQTSHIPYACAAHDYDLMKPVVLATWKHGFQGACPDKSAILAESQVIQESLQIPGTGLNLVYHSSRAAGYLSTIQLQLTPEVIPPTLNLIHLRITIEGILFEKTFEADPVIKFTYAWNRLNVYRQRVYGVTTAMVKVGYEYNDCKDIIWDVQTTKLSGHDMSISEVGGWNLDIHHRYNFHEGILQKGDGSNIYLKQKPRVILTTMGDGHQRSLDCYDCDRQAEASNQRLLAPVALATASDGSIFVGDFNLVRKILVDGTVRTVVRLNATRVSYRYHIALSPLDGSLYISDPESHQIIRVRDTNDYSEPDHNWETVVGSGERCLPGDEAHCGDGALARDAKLAYPKGVAVSADNVLYFADGTNIRMVDRDGIITTVIGNHMHKSHWKPIPCEGTLNVEEVHLRWPTELAINPLDNSLHMIDDHMVLQLAPDGRVKVVAGRPLHCASPSSSFDTELATHATLVMPQSIAFGPSGNLYIAESDSQRINRVRVIGTDGKISPYAGAESKCNCLERGCDCFDADHYLASTSKFNTISAVAVSPDGVVHIGDQANYRIRSVMASIPDASGAREYEIYSPDTQEIYVFNRFGQHVATKNILTGEIVYQFTYNVNTSNGKLSTVTDAAGNKVFLLRDYSSQVNSIENTKGQKCRLRMSRMKMLHELSTPDNYNVTFDYHGPTGLLKTKLDSTGRSYVYNYDEFGRLTSAVTPTGKVISLTFDLSLKGAVVKVGQNNRKPISMLIKGSSVVTKVGEAEQRTTVLSDGSVGQVTPWAHTVSTDTLPYSVLAEIEPLLGESYPVPAKQRTEIAGDLANRFEWRYFLRKFQGNKYRSESKTVAQVGRKLRINGDILLSLEYDRETNSVAVFMDDDAELLNVTYDRTARPVKWGPRNGIFSGVELEYDRFSRLTSWTWGDISETYGFDRAGRLYEIKYSDGTSMVYAFKDMFSSLPLKVTTPRGSDYLLQYDEAGALQSLTTPRGHIHAFSLQTSLGFYKYQYYSPMNRHPYEILYNDDGQILAKVYPHQSGKVAYVYDHTGKLETTLAGLSSIHYTYQETTSLVHSIDINEPNFEMRIEYKYHAGIVKDEKIKFGSKSGLDNARYRYQYDGNARISGIEVDINGKQLPQLRLKYNQNLGILEGVGDLRIYRNLFNRSVMQDSSKQFFTVTDYDEHGRVKTVLMNIRSLDVFRMELEYDNRNRIKMRKLSIGKDAMEKKEWTKMEKITYNADGHVLEVADTENNWQYAYDENGNVIGVTEHNEKIALGYDSGDRVVQYGDVEFNSYDGRGFVVIRGEHKYRYNSRGQLIHASEHKKFQIWYFYDDRGRLVAWNDDRENITQFFYANPKTPDLITHIHFPKSSKTFRFLYDSRNFLMTVETSEQRFYVATDQNGSPLALFDTNGNLIKEMRRTPFGKIIKDTNPDFYLPIDFHGGLLDPNTKLVYLNKRLYDPTVGQWMTPAWEQMANELTTPTDIFIYRFRNNDPINFKQNVEYMTDLASWLKLYGYDISAMLGSEYMKQMVYQPSATITSPQLTPDFGVMSGLQCIVNRVHEKFSDLGFVPKPLLKLEPKTRNLLPRVAHRRAVFGEGILVSRVGGRSLVSVVDGVNSVVQDVVTSVFNNSYFLPLHFSVHDQDVFYFVKDNALKIRDDMEELRRLGGMFNVSTHETTEHGAGTWKELRLHNPDAAVVIKYGADPEQERHRILKHAHKRAVERAWEIEKQLVMAGFQGRGDWSKEEKDELISRGTVSGYEGVDIHSVHRYPQLADDPGNVAFTRDTKRKRRKSGNRRNRIHRHDS